CTTTGTGACCATCGTTATCATCGGCTTCATCTTCACGATCATCAATGCCTCGCGCGGCGGTGAAGCCATCGTGCTGCCCGCCAAGAACGAAGTCAGCCTCGAAAGCTCTCCCAAAGCGAAGTTCTTCGGCTGGTTCGTCATTGCCGCTACAGTCGTCCTGTACGCTATCTTCTGGTAATCTACCGGAAGCCGTACAAGCAATATCTCATTCAACCGCCATCGGGTTTTCCCCGATGGCGGTTTTGTCTTGGGGGGTCCCGAGATCTTCCCTTTCCCACCCACTTCTTTGAATCAAGAACCAATTTCTCCCAGAGAACTGTTCATCACGCAAACAGTGGAAACCAAGATAGGAAAAAGAAGCCTTACTCTTGATCTTTCTCCTTCCGTTCAGGCACGAACACCATCGACACGGAATTGACACAATGGCGCGTATTCTTCTGCGTAAAGCCTTCTCCGAGAAATACATGGCCGAGGTGAGCGCCACACCGGGCACACTGAATTTCCGTTCGCTTGCCATCGGCATCCGGAACGCGTTTCACGGCGCCGGGGATTTCATCATCGAAACTGGGCCAGCCGCAGGAAGATTTGAACTTGAACTCGGAACGGTATAACGGAGTCCCGCATTTACGGCAGATGTAAATACCTTTCTCGTTAAAATCAACGTATTTACCTGTGAAGGGTCGCTCCGTTCCCTTTTGCTCGATCACTCTCTTTTCCTCGGGAGTCAACGGTTTTTTCGACATGTCCGCCACCGGAGGAGGAATATCCACCGGTACCTCGTTACCCAAAGCCATTGCGCCTGCCATGCCGCCGGCAAGAGTCATCAGCCACGAGGCCAATCTATTCGTTTCTTTTTCCTGCATGCAGCTATGACTCCCAAACGGTTCCCCGCGCTCAAATTACAACCGTTCATGCCGAGATTCTCCTTTACCCGGAGCGCGGAATCATTAGGCTAAAACGCAACATGAACGAAGCCCCTCTCCACGCCTACCAGATGATCCCCCTGGCCGTAGCCGGCTACGTCCTCGGCACGGGTTTGATTCTGAGCCACTTGTTGGCACTTATCAACAATAAGGCGTTCATGGAATTCACCCGGAAATCCGCGCGCAACACGATGCTGGCCCAGATCACGTTGGGGATAGCCATCATCTGGTTCTTCCTTCTGATCGGTCCGGAGAACATGGGTATATTCAGCAAAATGCGCGTCAATTTGTCCGAATTCGAAAGCATCCGCTGGCTCCTTCAGCTTGCCTGTCCGGTCTTTTTCTTCCTGCTGGCCACCCAGGTAAAAGAACTGCTCTTCCCTCGGGCTCTAGGCATGCTGGGACTACTGGCTGTCAGTCCGTTCATGACAGCGGCCTTTCTCAAGGAACCGGCCACGCGAATCCTTATTCCCCTGTGGGGCTATGTCGTCGTCATTCTTTGCCTGTTCTGGGTAGGCAAACCTTACCTGTACCGCGACATGACCCACTGGCTAACGGCATCCGTCAAACGGTGGAACGCTTTCTGCATTGCCGGCATCTGCTACGGCATCGCCGTATTGACCTGCGCCATCCTATTCTGGTAAAAACCGCCTCGGTTCTTTCCTATTTTCAACGGTCGCTTCAATAATCCTTAGGCTGGTAGCCCTTCTTCTGCAAGGATTTGCGGATATCATCCAAGCGAGGTTGCATCGTACCGGCATCGGATTTGTCTTCATCCTCCACGGGTTCGGCCAGAGGGATGGATTCCCGTTCCGCAGCCAGTCTTGCTTCTTCGAGCTGAGTAAGAATGCTCTTGGTAAGATCCTTCCAGAGCCATCCGGGCAAAATGTAGGTTTCCATGCGCCCCGCACGCGAAAGAGCCATGCCGACTACTTCACCGTTCAAGTTAATGACCGGGCTGCCTGCAAATTCGGGAGCAATCGTCATGTCCGTCTGCACGACCAAAGGAAAACCATCCCGCCGGGCATTCATCCGGTTGCCCATGGAATTCATCAACTCCAGCCGCTTTTGAGGAAAACGCATCCTGTCGGTCGGCCGGGAAGCGGTACGAATGCTCGTTTTCACATTTTTGTCGCCGTGGGAATATTCCACTGGAACCGTATCGCCGGGCTTGACTCCGTTAAGTGCTTTGCGCAGGGAAAAAATACCGTCCAGTACCGTTCCGTTCACCTTCGTAATGACATCGCCACGCCCCAACCCGGCGAGATGGGAACCGCCGCCAGCCTCCACGTCCGCCACTCGAGCCCCTTTGCCTTCCCAGGAAGGATCTACGACAAGTCCCAGATAGGGGAGATCCTCTTCCCGCAGACTACGCTCGGCAACAGAGACAACACCGAAATCAGTCACTCGACCGCCGGGCATCACGGCAGCCACCAGGTCGCCTTCGTTCAACGCGGACGGTTTGTCGGCAAACTTGACCGGAGGAACCTTCAATCCCGGTACATCCAGCAGAACCAGATCATGTTCCGGAACGCGGGCCAGAGGGCGCATGTCGTACACATGCCCGGAAGCGTCCATCACGGCGAGCAAGCCGCGGGCAAGTTTCAGGTCGCTGAATTTGCTCATCACCTTTCCCGGCGCCACGACCGTACCCACCGCCACGAGGCGGTTGCCGGAAATAATGTGGACAACCGAACCGGCAAGAGGTTTGGCAAGAGTATCCCATTGCTTGAAAATCTCTCCAGCCTGACGATCAAGAACCGCCTTATCCTGTTCGGCAATCAAATCTTCAGGAGGCAGCGGACTCACAATCTCTTGGGCGAAGCAGGCAACGCCCAAAGCCAAAGGAAACATCGGAACGATTAATTTCGAAAACATCGGTATCGCAAAAAAGTTAACGTTGTCTGTAATAAGGTTGCAAGAGATCTCCCCTCCTCCCCAGCTTCAGGGGAGCCTTGTACGTCGTCCCTTTGCGGATGACGACGAGATCGACGCTCTCTCCGGGATGGTGGCGTCCCAGCTCCCGAAGCATATCCCGGGGATTGCTGACGCGTCGTTCCCCCAAGTGAGTCACCAGATCGCCCAGTTGAAGCCCGGCTTGGTCAGCGGGAGAATCGGCCACGATGCCATCCACGATGACACCGTCCACTCCCTGCATATAGGCCATGGAAAAACCCAGGACAGGCGTATCCGGGTCGGCCATGGGATGCAAGCCCAGAACCCCCCATTGTTCGCCTTTGAGGAGGCGTTTC
This is a stretch of genomic DNA from Akkermansia sp. N21116. It encodes these proteins:
- a CDS encoding PDZ domain-containing protein — encoded protein: MFSKLIVPMFPLALGVACFAQEIVSPLPPEDLIAEQDKAVLDRQAGEIFKQWDTLAKPLAGSVVHIISGNRLVAVGTVVAPGKVMSKFSDLKLARGLLAVMDASGHVYDMRPLARVPEHDLVLLDVPGLKVPPVKFADKPSALNEGDLVAAVMPGGRVTDFGVVSVAERSLREEDLPYLGLVVDPSWEGKGARVADVEAGGGSHLAGLGRGDVITKVNGTVLDGIFSLRKALNGVKPGDTVPVEYSHGDKNVKTSIRTASRPTDRMRFPQKRLELMNSMGNRMNARRDGFPLVVQTDMTIAPEFAGSPVINLNGEVVGMALSRAGRMETYILPGWLWKDLTKSILTQLEEARLAAERESIPLAEPVEDEDKSDAGTMQPRLDDIRKSLQKKGYQPKDY